The Pantoea vagans genome includes a window with the following:
- the hemN gene encoding oxygen-independent coproporphyrinogen III oxidase, with product MSSQQIEWDQRLIEKYNYAGPRYTSYPTALEFNENFGEAAFQQAVERYPERSLSLYVHIPFCHRLCYFCGCNKIVTRQLHKADRYLDVLEQEIRQRAPLFAGRRVTQLHWGGGTPTFLNPAQVSRLVALLRSHFDIADDVEMSIEVDPREIELEMIDHLRAEGFNRLSMGVQDFNKAVQERVNRVQDEETIFALVERARAQGFRSVSLDLIYGLPLQTPESFAFTLQRVIALNPDRLSVFNYAHMPTLFAAQRKIKDDELPSAAQKLLILQQTIATLTRAGYQFIGMDHFAKPDDELAVAQRAGVLHRNFQGYTTQGESDLLGFGVSAISMLGDGYAQNQKDLKAYYRDVEQRGNALWRGLTLSDDDCLRRDVIKALICNFSLDFSAIEAQWPIDFDDYFAEDLALLAPLIADGLLEQQGRCLQVTGIGRLLIRNICMCFDRYLRQKARLQQFSRVI from the coding sequence ATGTCATCGCAGCAGATTGAATGGGATCAGCGCCTGATTGAAAAATACAATTACGCAGGCCCGCGCTACACCTCTTATCCCACCGCGTTGGAGTTTAATGAAAACTTCGGCGAGGCGGCATTTCAGCAAGCCGTTGAACGCTATCCTGAGCGATCTCTGTCACTGTATGTGCACATCCCGTTCTGCCATCGTCTGTGCTATTTCTGCGGTTGCAATAAGATCGTCACGCGCCAGTTGCACAAGGCAGACCGCTATCTTGATGTGTTGGAACAGGAAATCCGTCAGCGAGCCCCGCTTTTTGCTGGTCGTCGCGTAACCCAATTACACTGGGGCGGCGGCACGCCAACCTTTCTTAACCCGGCACAGGTGAGCCGGCTGGTGGCGCTATTACGCAGCCATTTTGACATTGCGGATGATGTTGAAATGTCGATCGAGGTCGATCCACGTGAAATTGAACTGGAGATGATCGATCATCTGCGTGCCGAGGGGTTTAACCGACTGAGCATGGGCGTGCAGGACTTCAACAAAGCCGTGCAGGAGCGTGTTAACCGCGTTCAGGATGAAGAGACCATCTTTGCCCTGGTCGAGCGTGCTCGGGCGCAGGGGTTCCGTTCCGTGAGTCTCGATTTGATCTACGGCCTGCCGTTGCAAACGCCAGAGAGCTTTGCTTTTACCTTGCAGCGGGTAATCGCACTCAATCCCGACCGCCTTAGCGTGTTTAACTATGCGCATATGCCCACCCTGTTCGCGGCGCAACGTAAGATCAAAGATGATGAACTGCCCAGTGCCGCCCAGAAGTTGCTGATTCTGCAGCAAACTATCGCAACCTTAACCCGCGCGGGCTACCAATTCATTGGGATGGATCACTTTGCCAAGCCAGATGATGAGCTGGCTGTGGCACAGCGTGCCGGTGTGCTTCATCGCAACTTCCAGGGTTACACCACCCAGGGAGAGAGCGATCTGCTCGGTTTCGGGGTGTCGGCGATCAGTATGCTGGGTGACGGCTATGCGCAGAACCAGAAAGATTTGAAGGCGTATTATCGCGACGTTGAGCAGCGTGGCAATGCCTTGTGGCGCGGCCTGACGTTAAGCGATGATGATTGCCTGCGCCGCGATGTGATCAAAGCGCTGATCTGTAATTTCTCTCTGGATTTTTCTGCCATTGAGGCGCAATGGCCAATCGATTTTGACGACTATTTCGCAGAGGATTTAGCGCTGCTTGCGCCGTTAATCGCCGATGGCTTGCTGGAACAGCAGGGGCGCTGCCTGCAGGTAACGGGGATTGGACGTTTGCTGATTCGCAATATCTGCATGTGCTTTGATCGTTACCTGCGCCAGAAAGCCCGTCTGCAGCAATTTTCACGTGTGATATAA
- the yihA gene encoding ribosome biogenesis GTP-binding protein YihA/YsxC produces MSALNYHMTHFMLSAPDIRHLPADAGIEVAFAGRSNAGKSSALNTLTNQKGLARTSKTPGRTQLINLFEVVDGKRLVDLPGYGYAEVPEEMKRKWQRALSEYLQKRQALKGLVVLMDIRHPLKDLDQNMIEWAVQSGIPVLVLLTKADKLASGARKAQLKMVREAALGFMGDVQVEMFSSLKKLGVDIVRQKLDSWFAELEPAQEGDSEAPSA; encoded by the coding sequence TTGTCTGCTTTGAACTATCACATGACCCATTTTATGCTCAGCGCCCCGGATATTCGCCATTTGCCGGCGGATGCGGGCATTGAAGTCGCCTTTGCCGGGCGCTCTAATGCGGGCAAATCCAGCGCACTGAACACCCTGACCAATCAGAAAGGTCTGGCACGTACCAGTAAAACGCCTGGCCGTACCCAGCTCATCAACCTGTTTGAAGTGGTTGATGGTAAGCGCTTAGTGGACTTGCCAGGTTACGGTTACGCGGAAGTACCGGAAGAAATGAAGCGCAAGTGGCAGCGCGCACTGTCTGAATATTTGCAGAAACGTCAGGCACTGAAAGGCTTGGTGGTGCTGATGGATATCCGCCATCCATTGAAAGACCTTGATCAGAACATGATTGAGTGGGCCGTTCAGAGTGGCATTCCGGTGCTGGTACTGTTAACTAAAGCGGATAAGCTGGCCTCAGGCGCGCGTAAAGCACAGCTCAAGATGGTGCGTGAAGCTGCATTGGGCTTTATGGGTGATGTGCAGGTCGAGATGTTCTCATCGTTGAAAAAGCTGGGTGTGGATATCGTTCGTCAAAAGCTGGACAGCTGGTTCGCAGAACTGGAACCGGCGCAGGAAGGCGATAGCGAAGCACCCTCCGCCTAA
- the polA gene encoding DNA polymerase I — MAQIAENPLILVDGSSYLYRAYHAFPPLTNSAGEPTGAMYGVLNMLKSLLMQYQPSHVAVVFDAKGKTFRDELFEHYKSHRPPMPDDLRAQIEPLHEMVKAMGLPLLAVTGVEADDVIGTLAQEAEKQGRAVLISTGDKDMAQLVTPGITLINTMTNTVLGPEEVEQKYGVPPSLIIDFLAMMGDSSDNIPGVPGVGEKTAQALLQGLGGMQSIYDNLDKVADLSFRGAKTMAAKLEQNREVAFLSYQLATIKTDVELELGCEQLTVNEPDVEALQTLFGRYEFKRWITDLQDGTWLQGKKSNTQAQKSLASEPVAAAAETASVLSSDGYVTILDQATFDEWLQKLKNAELFAFDLETDSLDNWSANIIGLSFAIAPGEAAYLPVGHDYLDAPDQLDRTDVLKQLKPLLEDAKAAKVGQNLKYDRGVLKNYDIELKGIKFDTMLESYCLNSVGGKHDMDSLAARWLNHKTVTFEEIAGKGKNQLTFNQIAIEQAAHYAAEDADVTLQLHMQMWPKLEQEAGPKQVFTDIEMPLVTVISRVERNGVLIDQNILAKHSQELTTRLAELELKAHELAGEPFNLSSTKQLQTILFEKQGIKPTKKTPGGAPSTSEEVLAELALDYPLPKVILEHRGLSKLKSTYTDKLPLMINPKTGRVHTSYHQAVTATGRLSSTDPNLQNIPVRNDEGRRIRQAFIAGADKRIVAADYSQIELRIMAHLSQDKGLLDAFAQGEDIHRATASEVFGVALSKVSGEQRRSAKAINFGLIYGMSAFGLSRQLNIGAGEAKKYMDLYFERYPGVLRYMEETRAQAAEKGYVETLEGRRLWLPDINSSNAIRRKAAERAAINAPMQGTAADIIKRAMIAVDGWLQQQNDDAVQMIMQVHDELVFEIRNDAVESASATIRQLMESSMKLDVPLQVEVGTGDNWDQAH; from the coding sequence ATGGCGCAAATTGCAGAAAACCCTCTGATTCTGGTAGACGGCTCCTCATATCTCTATCGGGCATATCATGCCTTTCCGCCGTTAACCAACAGTGCTGGCGAGCCAACAGGCGCCATGTATGGTGTGCTCAATATGCTGAAAAGCCTGTTGATGCAGTATCAGCCGAGCCACGTGGCTGTTGTCTTCGATGCGAAAGGCAAAACCTTCCGTGATGAGTTATTCGAGCACTACAAATCTCACCGTCCGCCCATGCCTGACGATCTGCGTGCACAGATTGAACCGCTGCATGAGATGGTTAAAGCAATGGGTTTGCCATTATTGGCCGTGACGGGCGTTGAGGCCGATGATGTTATCGGCACACTGGCGCAGGAAGCCGAGAAGCAAGGCCGTGCAGTGTTGATCAGTACCGGTGATAAAGACATGGCTCAGCTGGTCACGCCGGGCATCACGCTGATCAACACCATGACCAATACGGTGCTGGGTCCGGAAGAGGTTGAGCAGAAATATGGTGTTCCGCCGTCACTGATTATCGATTTCCTGGCCATGATGGGCGATAGCTCGGACAATATTCCCGGTGTGCCGGGCGTGGGAGAGAAGACGGCACAAGCACTGCTGCAAGGGTTAGGCGGCATGCAGTCGATTTACGACAATCTCGATAAAGTGGCCGATCTTTCGTTCCGTGGCGCGAAAACCATGGCGGCGAAGCTGGAGCAAAACCGTGAGGTGGCTTTCCTCTCTTATCAGCTGGCGACGATTAAGACCGACGTTGAGCTGGAGCTGGGCTGTGAGCAGCTCACGGTTAACGAGCCTGACGTCGAAGCGCTGCAAACTTTGTTTGGCCGTTACGAGTTCAAACGCTGGATCACCGATTTACAGGATGGCACCTGGCTTCAGGGTAAGAAGAGCAATACCCAGGCTCAGAAATCACTGGCAAGTGAACCTGTGGCCGCAGCCGCGGAAACAGCCAGCGTGCTGTCATCGGATGGCTACGTCACCATTCTTGATCAGGCGACCTTCGACGAGTGGCTGCAAAAGCTGAAAAATGCGGAGCTGTTTGCCTTCGATTTGGAAACCGATTCGCTGGATAACTGGAGCGCCAACATTATTGGTCTCTCCTTTGCGATCGCGCCGGGTGAAGCGGCTTATCTTCCGGTGGGCCATGACTATCTTGATGCACCAGACCAGCTGGACCGCACCGACGTCCTGAAACAGCTGAAACCGCTGCTTGAAGATGCCAAAGCCGCGAAAGTGGGGCAAAACCTCAAGTACGACCGCGGCGTGCTCAAGAATTACGACATTGAGCTGAAAGGCATTAAATTCGACACCATGCTGGAGTCTTACTGTCTGAACAGCGTTGGCGGTAAACATGATATGGACAGCCTGGCGGCGCGCTGGTTGAACCACAAAACCGTGACCTTTGAAGAGATTGCCGGAAAAGGCAAAAATCAGCTGACCTTCAACCAGATTGCGATTGAGCAGGCCGCTCACTACGCCGCAGAAGACGCCGATGTCACGCTGCAGCTGCACATGCAAATGTGGCCAAAGCTGGAGCAGGAAGCGGGGCCGAAGCAGGTGTTTACCGACATTGAAATGCCGCTGGTTACGGTGATTTCTCGTGTTGAGCGTAACGGCGTGTTGATCGATCAAAACATTCTGGCGAAGCACTCGCAGGAGCTGACTACCCGTTTGGCTGAGCTTGAGCTGAAGGCTCACGAATTAGCCGGTGAGCCGTTTAATCTCTCTTCTACCAAACAGCTGCAAACCATTCTGTTTGAAAAGCAGGGCATTAAACCCACCAAGAAAACGCCGGGCGGTGCCCCATCAACCAGTGAAGAAGTGCTGGCTGAGCTGGCTCTCGACTATCCGCTGCCAAAAGTGATTCTGGAGCACCGTGGTCTGTCGAAGCTCAAGTCGACCTACACCGATAAATTGCCACTGATGATCAATCCGAAAACCGGTCGCGTCCATACCTCTTATCATCAGGCAGTTACCGCAACCGGGCGTCTCTCTTCGACCGATCCGAACCTGCAAAATATCCCGGTGCGTAATGATGAAGGTCGTCGTATTCGCCAGGCGTTTATAGCGGGTGCGGATAAGCGCATTGTGGCGGCTGACTACTCGCAAATTGAACTGCGTATTATGGCGCACCTGTCACAGGATAAAGGCTTGCTGGATGCCTTTGCGCAGGGAGAAGACATTCACCGTGCCACGGCGTCAGAAGTGTTTGGTGTGGCGCTGAGTAAGGTGTCAGGGGAGCAGCGTCGCAGTGCCAAAGCGATTAACTTTGGTTTGATCTATGGCATGAGCGCATTTGGTTTATCGCGTCAGCTGAATATCGGTGCCGGCGAAGCGAAGAAGTATATGGATCTCTATTTCGAACGTTATCCGGGCGTGCTGCGCTATATGGAAGAGACGCGTGCGCAAGCTGCGGAGAAGGGCTACGTTGAAACCCTTGAGGGCCGCCGTCTGTGGCTGCCGGACATCAATTCCAGCAACGCCATTCGTCGTAAAGCGGCTGAGCGTGCGGCGATTAATGCCCCGATGCAAGGCACGGCAGCAGATATCATTAAACGCGCGATGATTGCTGTGGATGGGTGGTTACAACAGCAGAATGATGATGCAGTGCAGATGATCATGCAGGTACACGATGAATTGGTGTTCGAGATCCGCAATGATGCGGTTGAGAGTGCCAGTGCGACGATCCGTCAACTGATGGAGAGCAGCATGAAGTTGGATGTACCGCTGCAGGTTGAAGTCGGAACGGGTGATAACTGGGATCAGGCACACTAA
- the glnG gene encoding nitrogen regulation protein NR(I) — protein MQRGIVWIVDDDSSIRWVLERALTGAGLSCATFDSANEVLDALSSKTPDVLLSDIRMPGMDGLALLKQIKQRHPMLPVIIMTAHSDLDAAVSAYQQGAFDYLPKPFDIDEAVALVERAISHYQEQQQPRNQPVSGPTTDIIGEAPAMQDVFRIIGRLSRSSISVLINGESGTGKELVAHALHRHSPRAKSPFIALNMAAIPKDLIESELFGHEKGAFTGANQIRQGRFEQADGGTLFLDEIGDMPLDVQTRLLRVLADGQFYRVGGYAPVKVDVRIIAATHQNLELRVQEGKFREDLFHRLNVIRVHLPPLRERREDIPRLARYFLQVAARELGVEAKILHQETETALTRLHWSGNVRQLENTCRWLTVMAAGQEVLIQDLPPELFESSTPDSPVQSLPDSWATLLAQWADRALRSGHQNLLSEAQPEMERTLLTTALRHTQGHKQEAARLLGWGRNTLTRKLKELGME, from the coding sequence ATGCAACGAGGGATAGTCTGGATCGTCGATGACGATAGCTCCATCCGCTGGGTGCTTGAACGTGCGCTCACTGGAGCCGGTTTGAGCTGCGCAACATTTGACAGCGCCAATGAGGTGCTGGATGCACTCTCAAGTAAAACCCCAGATGTATTGTTATCAGATATTCGCATGCCGGGCATGGATGGGCTGGCGTTGCTGAAACAAATTAAACAGCGTCATCCTATGCTGCCGGTGATCATCATGACCGCGCATTCGGATTTGGATGCCGCAGTGAGCGCCTATCAGCAGGGTGCGTTTGATTACCTGCCAAAACCGTTTGATATCGATGAGGCGGTGGCACTGGTTGAACGTGCGATTAGCCATTATCAGGAGCAGCAGCAGCCGCGCAATCAGCCGGTGAGCGGCCCCACTACCGATATCATTGGCGAAGCGCCAGCGATGCAGGATGTGTTCCGTATAATTGGCCGCTTGTCGCGCTCGTCGATCAGTGTGCTGATTAACGGCGAATCAGGTACCGGTAAAGAGTTGGTGGCGCATGCGCTGCATCGTCATAGTCCGCGGGCTAAATCACCGTTTATCGCGCTGAATATGGCTGCCATTCCTAAAGACCTGATCGAATCCGAGCTGTTCGGACACGAGAAAGGTGCCTTTACCGGGGCAAACCAGATTCGTCAGGGTCGCTTTGAGCAAGCTGATGGCGGTACGCTATTCCTCGATGAAATCGGTGATATGCCGCTCGATGTGCAGACCCGCTTGTTACGCGTTTTGGCTGATGGCCAGTTCTATCGCGTGGGCGGCTATGCGCCGGTGAAAGTGGACGTGCGTATCATCGCGGCAACCCACCAAAACCTTGAACTGCGCGTGCAAGAAGGCAAGTTCCGTGAAGACTTGTTCCACCGTCTCAACGTGATCCGTGTCCATCTGCCGCCACTGCGCGAGCGTCGTGAAGACATCCCTCGTCTGGCGCGCTACTTCCTGCAGGTGGCTGCGCGTGAGTTGGGTGTGGAAGCGAAAATTCTGCACCAGGAGACGGAAACCGCACTGACGCGTCTGCATTGGTCCGGTAACGTGCGCCAGCTGGAGAACACCTGCCGTTGGTTAACCGTAATGGCTGCGGGCCAGGAAGTGTTGATTCAGGACCTGCCGCCGGAACTGTTTGAGTCGAGCACGCCAGATAGTCCAGTGCAATCTCTGCCGGATAGCTGGGCAACACTGCTGGCACAATGGGCGGACCGCGCGCTGCGTTCCGGTCATCAAAACCTGCTCTCTGAAGCTCAGCCGGAAATGGAGCGTACGCTGCTCACCACCGCACTGCGCCACACTCAGGGGCACAAGCAGGAAGCCGCACGGTTACTCGGTTGGGGTCGAAATACGCTGACGCGTAAATTGAAAGAACTGGGTATGGAGTAA
- the yihI gene encoding Der GTPase-activating protein YihI has translation MKQPASAPRGKPAAKAKRKSREELNQEARDRKRDKKHSGHKSGSRANPEVQAANKGQGKKSQDPRVGSKKPIALVADGKTQPEKKPAAQPKPKAEKVRLTPQEELAKLENDERLDTLLDRLENGETLSGEDQAWLDQTLDRIDELMETLGIALDDEAEDEQAEEDMMRLLKGN, from the coding sequence ATGAAGCAACCTGCATCAGCCCCGCGTGGCAAACCTGCTGCAAAAGCCAAGCGCAAATCGCGTGAAGAACTCAACCAGGAAGCGCGCGACCGTAAACGCGATAAAAAACACAGTGGCCACAAATCTGGCAGCCGTGCCAATCCGGAAGTGCAAGCCGCAAATAAAGGCCAGGGTAAAAAAAGCCAGGACCCACGCGTAGGCAGCAAAAAGCCGATTGCGCTGGTGGCCGACGGTAAAACTCAGCCAGAGAAGAAACCCGCCGCGCAACCCAAGCCGAAAGCGGAAAAAGTGCGTTTAACGCCGCAGGAAGAGCTGGCCAAGCTGGAAAACGATGAGCGTCTGGATACGCTGCTGGATCGTCTTGAAAATGGCGAGACGCTGAGCGGCGAAGATCAGGCCTGGCTGGACCAAACCTTAGACCGCATCGACGAGCTGATGGAAACTCTGGGCATTGCCTTGGATGACGAAGCGGAAGATGAGCAGGCAGAAGAAGATATGATGCGCCTGTTGAAGGGCAACTAA